In Pseudorasbora parva isolate DD20220531a chromosome 9, ASM2467924v1, whole genome shotgun sequence, the following proteins share a genomic window:
- the thoc1 gene encoding THO complex subunit 1: protein MSPPAHFDFTEARDKFTVATKSAVDLRNCKPLTTAFSHLPGNETEKKATLDQALRGVLEEQIVKQKVNVEDFLSLIYISIDAVTEGICSATTPFLLLGDVLDCLPLDQCDKIFSFVEENVSTWKSNTFYSAGKNYLLRMCNDLLRRLSKSQNTVFCGRIQLFLARLFPLSEKSGLNLQSQFNLDNITVFNKNEQDSTLGQQHAEVKEDGMEVEEGEMGDEDAPAPCSIPIDYNLYRKFWTLQDYFRNPVQCYDKFSWMTFLKYSDETLAVFKSYKLDDMQASKRKLKEMRTATGDHVYFAKFLTSEKLMDLQLSDSNFRRHILLQYLILFQYLKGQVKFKSSGCVLNDDQSLWIEDTTKLVYQLLRETPPDGDKFGSMVEHILNTEENWNSWKNEGCPSFVKERPAETKPMRPSRKRQAPEDFLGKGPDRKIIMGNDELTRLWNLNPDNMEACKSESREFMPSLEEFFVEAIEQADPSNMVEDEYKVVRNSNYGWRALRLLSRRSPHFFQPTNQQFKSLADYLENMVIKLAKELPKDLPSEEIKTGEEDDDENGDNLLKESNDSPSIQSKTVSNSQMDEIAAKLGSQWKTLADHLEMSEKEIRVIEADSEDVELQAKMLLVAWQDREGPQATMESLVTALNSAGFRNISDGLTET from the exons ATGTCTCCTCCGGCTCACTTCGACTTCACCGAAGCTAGAGATAAATTTACG GTTGCCACTAAAAGTGCTGTGGATCTCAGAAACTGTAAACCCCTGACCACCGCGTTCAGTCATCTGCCTGGAAA TGAAACTGAGAAGAAGGCCACTCTTGATCAAGCTCTACGTGGAGTTCTTGAAGAGCAGATA GTGAAGCAGAAAGTGAATGTTGAAGATTTCCTTTCACTGATCTACATCAGTATAGATGCCGTgactgaag GCATCTGCTCTGCAACCACTCCTTTTCTTCTGTTGGGAGATGTTCTTGACTGTCTTCCCCTGGATCAGTGTGACAAAATCTTCTCCTTTGTTGAAGAAAATGTCTCTACATGGAAGTCT AATACGTTTTACTCCGCTGGAAAAAATTACTTGTTAAGAATGTGCAATG ACCTCCTCAGAAGACTCTCAAAGTCTCAGAATACAGTGTTTTGTGGACGGATCCAACTTTTTTTAGCACGTCTCTTCCCTTTGTCTGAGAAATCAG GACTGAATTTACAGAGTCAGTTCAACCTTGATAACATCACAGTGTTCAACAAAAATGAGCAGGATAGCACACTTGGACAGCAG catGCAGAAGTTAAGGAGGATGGGATGGAGGTGGAGGAGGGAGAGATGGGTGATGAAGATGCACCTGCTCCGTg CTCCATACCTATTGACTACAACTTGTACAGAAAGTTCTGGACCCTGCAGGACTATTTCAGAAACCCTGTCCAATGCTATGACAAGTTCTCATGGATGACTTTTCTTAag TATTCAGATGAGACGCTAGCTGTGTTCAAGAGCTATAAACTGGATGACATGCAAGCATCGAAGAGAAAGCTCAAGGAGATGAGGACCGCTACTGGAGATCATGTCTACTTTGCCAAGTTCCTCACCAGTGAGAAG TTGATGGACCTTCAGTTGAGTGACAGCAACTTCAGACGACACATTTTGCTTCAATATCTCATTCTTTTTCAGTATCTCAAGGGCCAGGTCAAATTCAAAAG TTCCGGCTGTGTTTTGAATGATGATCAGTCTTTGTGGATTGAGGACACAACAAAACTAGTCTATCAG TTACTGAGAGAAACCCCTCCAGATGGTGACAAGTTTGGATCTATGGTTGAG CACATCCTGAACACAGAAGAAAACTGGAACTCTTGGAAAAATGAGGGCTGCCCAAGCTTTGTGAAAGAAAG ACCAGCAGAGACCAAACCTATGCGCCCCAGCAGGAAGAGACAAGCACCAGAGGACTTTTTGGGGAAAGGCCCTGATCGCAAAATCATCATGGGAAA TGATGAACTCACAAGACTCTGGAATCTGAACCCTGACAATATGGAGGCCTGCAAGTCtgagagcag GGAATTCATGCCATCACTGGAGGAGTTTTTTGTAGAAGCTATTGAACAGGCAGATCCATCAAACATGGTGGAGGATGAGTACaa AGTTGTGCGCAACTCAAACTACGGCTGGCGAGCCTTGCGATTGCTGTCCAGGAGGAGTCCTCACTTCTTCCAGCCCACTAATCAGCAGTTCAAGAGTCTGGCAGACTATCTGGAAAACATGGTCATCAAACTGGCCAAAGAGCTTCCT AAAGACCTTCCCTCTGAGGAGATAAAAACCGGagaggaggatgatgatgagAATGGAGATAACCTGTTGAAAGAGAGCAATGACA GTCCCAGCATTCAGAGCAAGACAGTGAGCAACAGTCAGATGGATGAGATCGCAGCTAAGCTTGGGTCACAGTGGAAAACGCTGGCTGACCATCTGGAGATGAGCGAGAAGGAGATTCGTGTGATAGAGGCTGACAGTGAGGATGTAGAACTACAGGCAAAGATGCTACTGGTGGCCTGGCAGGACCGAGAAGGCCCTCAAGCAACAATGGAGAGCTTGGTCACAGCCCTGAACTCAGCTGGATTCAGGAACATCTCAGATGGTCTCACCGAAACATAA